From a region of the Streptomyces asoensis genome:
- a CDS encoding phosphomevalonate kinase, producing MTWPRTAVRRAPGKLFVAGEYAVVDPGNTAVLVAVDRYITVTARAASPASATGVVVTSDLAAPLRRTWHDGRLTEDGETPSPVLSAIETVGALLAEHGLPLPALDLSITSTLHTGGTKYGLGSSGAVTVATVNAVATACGLELSEQDLFRLSLLASARIDVKGSGGDLAASTFGGWIAYRCPDRAAALDLARTRGVEAALRTPWPHLAVRRLPPPAGLRLEVGWTGRPASTPALVAGLHRRSWRGSASHRAFVRTSAHIVQACIDALETGDGPGLLHQIRRARTELERLDGEVGLGIFTPALRALCDAADDQGGAAKPSGAGGGDCGIALLDALARHDLAHVRKRWAAAGVLALPVAPALEGIPT from the coding sequence GTGACCTGGCCCCGCACGGCCGTGCGGCGCGCCCCGGGCAAGCTGTTCGTCGCGGGCGAGTACGCGGTGGTCGACCCCGGCAACACGGCCGTCCTGGTCGCCGTCGACCGCTACATCACCGTCACCGCCCGCGCCGCCTCCCCCGCGTCCGCCACCGGCGTCGTCGTCACCTCCGACCTCGCCGCGCCGCTGCGCCGCACCTGGCACGACGGGCGGCTGACCGAGGACGGCGAGACGCCCTCCCCCGTGCTGTCCGCGATCGAGACGGTGGGCGCGCTGCTGGCCGAACACGGTCTGCCGCTGCCCGCTCTGGACCTGTCGATCACCAGCACCCTGCACACCGGCGGCACCAAGTACGGGCTGGGCTCCAGCGGCGCGGTCACGGTGGCCACGGTGAACGCCGTGGCCACCGCCTGCGGCCTGGAGCTGAGCGAGCAGGACCTCTTCCGGCTGTCCCTGCTGGCCTCGGCCCGTATCGACGTCAAGGGCTCCGGCGGTGACCTGGCCGCCAGCACCTTCGGCGGCTGGATCGCCTACCGCTGTCCCGACCGTGCCGCCGCCCTGGACCTGGCCCGCACCCGAGGTGTCGAAGCGGCACTGCGCACCCCCTGGCCGCACCTCGCGGTGCGCCGGCTGCCCCCGCCCGCCGGCCTGCGCCTGGAGGTCGGCTGGACCGGCCGGCCGGCCTCCACCCCCGCCCTGGTCGCCGGTCTGCACCGGCGGTCCTGGCGGGGCAGCGCCTCGCACCGCGCGTTCGTGCGCACCAGCGCCCACATCGTGCAGGCCTGCATCGACGCCCTGGAGACCGGCGACGGCCCCGGCCTGCTGCACCAGATCCGCCGCGCCCGCACCGAACTGGAGCGCCTGGACGGCGAAGTGGGCCTGGGCATCTTCACCCCCGCGCTGCGGGCCCTGTGCGACGCCGCCGACGACCAGGGCGGCGCCGCCAAACCCTCGGGGGCCGGAGGCGGCGACTGCGGCATCGCGCTGCTGGACGCCCTCGCCCGGCACGACCTGGCACACGTACGGAAACGGTGGGCCGCGGCCGGGGTGCTTGCGCTGCCGGTCGCTCCCGCCCTGGAAGGGATTCCCACATGA
- the fni gene encoding type 2 isopentenyl-diphosphate Delta-isomerase, producing MSSAQRKDDHVRLAMEQQHAHSGRNQFDEVSFVHHALAGIDRPQVSLATAFAGITWQAPLYINAMTGGSVKTGAINRDLAVAARETGVAIASGSMHAYFKDPSCAGTFRVLREENPGGFVMANVNATARVEDVRRAIDLIEADALQIHLNTAQETPMPEGDRSFGSWAAQIEAIAAAVDVPVIVKEVGNGLSRQTVLALPGLGVRAADVSGRGGTDFARIENGRRDRADYAYLHDWGQSTAACLLDAQDSGLPLLASGGVRHPLDVARALALGAHAVGSSGGFLRTLLDGGVDALVAQLTSWLDQLAALQTMLGAPTPADLTRCDVLIHGALRDFCADRGVDTRRLAQRSSSIDALHEMTGSTR from the coding sequence ATGAGTAGCGCTCAGCGCAAGGACGACCACGTCCGGCTCGCCATGGAGCAGCAGCACGCGCACAGCGGACGCAACCAGTTCGACGAGGTGTCCTTCGTCCACCACGCCCTGGCCGGCATCGACCGGCCGCAGGTGTCGCTGGCCACCGCCTTCGCCGGCATCACCTGGCAGGCGCCGCTCTACATCAACGCGATGACCGGCGGCAGCGTCAAGACCGGCGCCATCAACCGTGATCTGGCCGTCGCCGCCCGCGAGACGGGGGTGGCCATCGCCTCGGGCTCCATGCACGCCTACTTCAAGGACCCCTCCTGCGCGGGCACCTTCCGGGTGCTGCGCGAGGAGAACCCCGGCGGGTTCGTCATGGCCAACGTCAACGCCACCGCCCGCGTCGAGGACGTACGGCGCGCCATCGACCTGATCGAGGCGGACGCCCTTCAGATCCACCTCAACACCGCGCAGGAGACGCCCATGCCGGAGGGCGACCGCTCCTTCGGCTCGTGGGCGGCGCAGATCGAGGCGATCGCGGCCGCCGTCGACGTCCCCGTCATCGTCAAGGAGGTCGGCAACGGGCTGAGCCGGCAGACGGTCCTGGCGCTGCCCGGCCTGGGCGTGCGGGCGGCCGACGTCAGCGGCCGCGGCGGCACGGACTTCGCCCGCATCGAGAACGGCCGCCGTGACCGGGCCGACTACGCCTACCTGCACGACTGGGGGCAGTCCACGGCCGCCTGTCTGCTGGACGCCCAGGACAGCGGCCTGCCGCTGCTGGCCTCCGGCGGCGTGCGCCACCCCCTGGACGTGGCCCGCGCGCTGGCCCTGGGCGCCCACGCGGTCGGCTCCTCCGGGGGGTTCCTGCGCACCCTCCTCGACGGCGGCGTGGATGCCCTGGTCGCCCAGCTGACGTCCTGGCTGGACCAGCTGGCGGCTCTTCAGACCATGCTCGGCGCACCCACCCCGGCCGACCTCACCCGCTGCGACGTGCTGATCCACGGCGCGCTGCGCGACTTCTGCGCCGACCGGGGCGTCGACACCCGCCGGCTCGCCCAGCGCTCCAGCTCCATCGACGCCCTCCACGAGATGACGGGAAGCACCCGATGA
- a CDS encoding hydroxymethylglutaryl-CoA reductase, with product MTDTHAIASVPMRWVGPLRITGNVADTEIHVPLATYESPLWPSVGRGAKVSRLAEKGIVATLVDERMTRSVLVEATDAATALAAARTVEARIDELREVVRGCSRFAQLIGIRHEITANLLFLRFEFSTGDASGHNMATLASDALLAHLLQTVEGISYGSISANYCTDKKATAINGILGRGKNVVTELLVPREVVASVLHTTAAKIVELNIRKNLLGTLLAGGIRSANAHYANMLLAFYLATGQDAANIVEGSQGVVMAEDRDGDLYFSCTLPNLIVGSVGNGKGLAFVETNLTRLGCREDRAPGENARRLAVLAAATVLCGELSLLAAQTNPGELMRAHVQLERDNTTAKAGV from the coding sequence ATGACTGACACACACGCGATCGCCAGCGTCCCGATGCGGTGGGTGGGCCCCCTGCGTATCACGGGCAACGTCGCCGACACCGAGATCCATGTGCCGCTGGCCACCTACGAGTCACCGCTGTGGCCCTCGGTGGGCCGCGGCGCGAAGGTCTCCCGCCTCGCCGAGAAGGGCATCGTGGCCACCCTCGTCGACGAGCGGATGACCCGCTCGGTCCTCGTCGAGGCCACCGACGCGGCGACCGCGCTGGCCGCCGCCCGCACGGTCGAGGCCCGTATCGACGAACTGCGCGAGGTGGTGCGCGGTTGCAGCCGCTTCGCCCAGCTGATCGGCATCCGCCACGAGATCACCGCCAACCTGCTGTTCCTGCGCTTCGAGTTCTCCACCGGCGACGCCTCCGGGCACAACATGGCCACCCTCGCCTCCGACGCGCTGCTGGCGCACCTGCTCCAGACCGTGGAGGGCATCAGCTACGGATCGATCTCGGCGAACTACTGCACCGACAAGAAGGCCACCGCCATCAACGGCATCCTGGGCCGCGGCAAGAACGTCGTCACCGAACTGCTCGTGCCGCGCGAGGTGGTGGCCTCCGTCCTGCACACCACCGCCGCCAAGATCGTCGAGCTGAACATCCGCAAGAACCTCCTCGGCACGCTGCTGGCCGGCGGGATCCGCTCCGCCAACGCCCACTACGCCAACATGCTGCTCGCCTTCTACCTGGCCACCGGGCAGGACGCGGCCAACATCGTCGAAGGCTCCCAGGGCGTCGTCATGGCCGAGGACCGCGACGGCGACCTGTACTTCTCCTGCACCCTGCCGAACCTGATCGTGGGCAGCGTCGGCAACGGCAAGGGCCTGGCCTTCGTGGAGACGAACCTGACCCGGCTCGGCTGCCGCGAGGACCGCGCGCCCGGCGAGAACGCCCGCCGCCTGGCCGTCCTGGCCGCCGCCACCGTGCTGTGCGGGGAGCTGTCGCTGCTCGCGGCGCAGACCAACCCCGGTGAGCTCATGCGTGCGCACGTCCAACTCGAACGCGACAACACGACCGCAAAGGCTGGTGTATGA
- a CDS encoding helix-turn-helix transcriptional regulator, translating into MDNQAEVREFLTSRRAKISPERAGLPAGTRRRVPGLRRSEVAALADMSVEYYAKLERGNLAGASPAVLEAVARALRLDDAERAHLMNLAQAADGSDALTRPRRRTARTWSAHRSLQWVLDAVTAGPAFVRNGRMDILATNRLARAFYDDVYATPANQANLARFQFLDPASRRFYPDWDLAADMAVAILRTEAGRNPHDKDLHDLVGELSTRSDDFRTRWGAHNVRRHGTGTKNFHHAAVGDLTLAYEGLEMTAEPGLTLTVYTAEPASPSDEGLRLLASWTATPRTPAPAPAPQSGE; encoded by the coding sequence ATGGACAACCAGGCAGAGGTCCGCGAGTTCCTGACCTCGCGGCGCGCGAAGATCAGCCCCGAGCGGGCGGGGCTGCCGGCCGGCACCCGCCGGCGGGTGCCCGGTCTGCGCCGCAGCGAGGTCGCCGCGCTCGCCGACATGAGCGTGGAGTACTACGCCAAGCTCGAGCGCGGAAACCTCGCCGGGGCCTCCCCGGCCGTCCTCGAAGCCGTCGCCCGCGCCCTGCGGCTCGACGACGCCGAACGCGCCCACCTGATGAACCTCGCGCAGGCCGCCGACGGCTCCGACGCCCTCACCCGGCCCCGCCGGCGCACCGCCCGCACCTGGAGTGCCCACCGCAGCCTGCAATGGGTGCTGGACGCCGTCACCGCCGGCCCGGCCTTCGTCCGCAACGGCCGCATGGACATCCTCGCCACCAACCGGCTCGCCCGCGCCTTCTACGACGACGTCTACGCCACGCCCGCCAACCAGGCCAACCTGGCCCGCTTCCAGTTCCTCGACCCCGCCTCGCGCCGCTTCTACCCCGACTGGGACCTGGCCGCCGACATGGCCGTCGCCATCCTGCGCACCGAGGCCGGCCGCAACCCCCACGACAAGGACCTGCACGACCTGGTCGGTGAACTGTCCACCCGCAGCGACGACTTCCGCACCCGCTGGGGCGCGCACAACGTCCGCCGCCACGGCACCGGCACCAAGAACTTCCACCACGCGGCCGTCGGCGACCTCACCCTCGCCTACGAGGGCCTGGAGATGACCGCCGAGCCCGGACTCACCCTCACCGTCTACACCGCCGAACCCGCCTCGCCCTCCGACGAGGGCCTGCGCCTGCTCGCCTCCTGGACCGCCACCCCCCGGACCCCCGCCCCCGCCCCTGCCCCCCAGTCGGGTGAGTGA
- a CDS encoding suppressor of fused domain protein, whose protein sequence is MSDTTVAAVEAVESHVRAFFHGHRVESVEHDLGPQRRAVMPSLRVLVVGPGPRSEGWAYVSAGCWAAGEKDGHGLEFVMTAHVRDQRFIELMAMLAAYHCAGHRLGLEHSMPIGAPWVPGSACDHVLISLPYLHGPGLEHCPVAGGHARILWALPVTTAETEFRRRHGHEALERLFDEAEINPLDPFRASAA, encoded by the coding sequence GTGAGCGATACGACGGTGGCGGCCGTGGAGGCTGTCGAGTCCCACGTCCGGGCGTTCTTCCACGGACACCGCGTGGAGAGCGTCGAGCACGACCTCGGGCCGCAGCGGCGCGCGGTGATGCCCTCGCTGAGGGTTCTTGTCGTGGGCCCCGGCCCCCGCAGCGAAGGCTGGGCCTATGTGAGCGCCGGATGCTGGGCGGCGGGGGAGAAGGACGGTCACGGACTCGAGTTCGTCATGACCGCTCACGTCCGCGACCAGCGGTTCATCGAGCTCATGGCGATGCTCGCCGCCTACCACTGCGCAGGACATCGGCTCGGCCTGGAGCACAGCATGCCGATCGGCGCACCGTGGGTGCCGGGGTCGGCCTGCGATCACGTGCTGATCAGCCTGCCCTACCTCCACGGACCGGGCCTCGAACACTGCCCCGTTGCCGGGGGCCACGCCCGCATCCTGTGGGCGCTGCCCGTGACGACGGCCGAGACCGAGTTCCGCAGGCGTCACGGGCACGAGGCGTTGGAGCGGCTCTTCGACGAGGCGGAGATCAACCCCCTCGATCCGTTCAGGGCGTCGGCCGCCTGA
- the mvaD gene encoding diphosphomevalonate decarboxylase produces the protein MRTEPTAPAQERREQQAQAATALAHPNIALIKYWGKSDERLFLPRTDSLSMTLDIFPTTTRVALAPGAGHDSVTFNGAPAPAEAHRRIVAFLELVRERAAREVRAVVDTVNTVPTGAGLASSASGFAALAVAAAAAYGLDLDATALSRLARRGSGSASRSVFGGFAVWHAGLRGGTPAQADLSSYAEAVHASARLDPALVVAVVDAGAKTVSSREAMRRTVATSPLYEPWARSSAADLADMRTALDAGDLDAVGEIAERNALGMHATMLAARPAVRYMSPASLRVLDAVLQLRRDGTAAYVTMDAGPNVKVLCRSKDADRVAAAVRDAAPGRPVHIARPGPGARLLPGERP, from the coding sequence ATGCGCACTGAACCCACCGCGCCGGCGCAAGAGCGCCGGGAGCAGCAGGCCCAGGCGGCCACCGCGCTCGCGCACCCGAACATCGCGCTGATCAAGTACTGGGGCAAGAGCGACGAGCGGCTGTTCCTGCCGCGCACCGACAGCCTGTCGATGACGCTGGACATCTTCCCCACCACCACCCGTGTGGCGCTGGCGCCCGGGGCGGGGCACGACAGCGTCACCTTCAACGGCGCCCCCGCCCCGGCGGAGGCCCACCGGCGGATCGTTGCGTTCCTGGAGCTGGTGCGGGAGAGGGCCGCGCGCGAGGTGCGGGCCGTCGTCGACACCGTCAACACCGTGCCCACCGGGGCGGGTCTGGCGTCCTCGGCCAGCGGGTTCGCCGCGCTGGCCGTCGCCGCGGCCGCCGCGTACGGGCTGGACCTGGACGCCACCGCGCTGTCGCGGCTGGCCCGGCGCGGTTCGGGGTCGGCCTCGCGGTCGGTGTTCGGCGGGTTCGCCGTCTGGCACGCCGGGCTGCGCGGCGGGACGCCCGCGCAGGCGGACCTGAGCTCGTACGCCGAGGCGGTGCACGCCTCGGCGCGGCTGGACCCGGCGCTGGTCGTCGCCGTCGTCGACGCGGGTGCCAAGACCGTCTCCAGCCGTGAGGCCATGCGCCGCACCGTGGCGACGTCACCGCTGTACGAGCCGTGGGCGCGCTCCAGCGCGGCCGACCTGGCCGACATGCGTACCGCCCTGGACGCCGGGGACCTGGACGCGGTCGGTGAGATCGCCGAACGCAACGCGCTCGGCATGCACGCCACCATGCTGGCGGCCCGCCCCGCGGTGCGGTACATGTCGCCGGCCTCGCTGCGGGTCCTGGACGCGGTGCTGCAACTGCGCCGCGACGGCACGGCCGCCTACGTCACCATGGACGCCGGGCCCAACGTCAAGGTGCTGTGCCGCAGCAAGGACGCCGACCGGGTGGCCGCCGCCGTGCGCGACGCCGCTCCTGGCCGGCCCGTGCACATCGCCCGGCCCGGCCCGGGTGCCCGTCTGCTGCCCGGGGAGCGGCCGTGA
- a CDS encoding cupin domain-containing protein gives MQITRSSIDTVKGPADWFTGDVYIDAVAAAPAPSRVTAALVHFMPGARTHWHRHPLGQSVFVTEGVGLCQRRGGPVEVIRPGDRVLFEAGEEHWHGAAPNRLMVHVAINEGDHDHAVVHWLDPVTDEEYHAAPATA, from the coding sequence GTGCAGATCACCCGCAGTTCGATCGACACCGTCAAGGGCCCGGCCGACTGGTTCACCGGCGACGTCTACATCGACGCCGTCGCCGCGGCTCCCGCCCCCTCCCGGGTCACCGCCGCCCTGGTGCACTTCATGCCCGGCGCGCGCACCCACTGGCACCGCCACCCGCTGGGCCAGAGCGTCTTCGTCACCGAGGGCGTCGGGCTGTGCCAGCGCCGCGGCGGACCGGTGGAGGTCATCCGGCCCGGCGACCGCGTCCTGTTCGAGGCCGGCGAGGAGCACTGGCACGGCGCCGCCCCGAACCGGCTGATGGTCCACGTGGCCATCAACGAGGGCGACCACGACCACGCCGTCGTGCACTGGCTGGACCCCGTCACCGACGAGGAGTACCACGCCGCCCCGGCCACCGCCTGA
- a CDS encoding 3-oxoacyl-ACP synthase III family protein: MKDVRILGTGACVPDRIVSNDEVGAPAGVDDAWITRKTSIRERRWAAPEQATSDLATAAARAAMQAAGITAEQLSVIAVATSTPDRPQPPTAAYVQRNLGASGTAAFDVNAVCSGTVFALSAVGSIVLRRGGYALVIGADVYSRILDPADRKTVILFGDGAGAMVLGPTGRGPLVRHVALHSFGALSDLIQVPAGGSRLPLDHDGLDAGLQYFAMDGREVRRFVVEELPQLVKGFLHEAGVESQDISHFVPHQANGVMLDEVFADLSLPRATMHRTVTHYGNTGAASIPITLDAAVRQGAFRPGELILLAGFGGGMAASFALIEW; encoded by the coding sequence ATGAAAGACGTCAGGATCCTCGGTACGGGCGCCTGTGTGCCCGACCGGATCGTCTCCAACGACGAGGTGGGGGCGCCGGCCGGGGTCGACGACGCGTGGATCACCCGCAAGACCTCGATCCGTGAACGGCGCTGGGCCGCCCCGGAGCAGGCCACGTCCGACCTGGCCACGGCCGCGGCGCGGGCGGCGATGCAGGCGGCCGGCATCACCGCCGAGCAGCTGTCGGTGATCGCGGTCGCCACCTCCACCCCCGACCGGCCCCAGCCGCCGACGGCGGCCTACGTCCAGCGCAACCTCGGCGCGTCGGGCACCGCGGCCTTCGACGTCAACGCGGTGTGCTCGGGCACGGTGTTCGCGCTGTCCGCGGTCGGCAGCATCGTCCTGCGGCGCGGCGGCTACGCCCTGGTCATCGGCGCGGACGTGTACTCGCGGATCCTCGACCCGGCCGACCGCAAGACGGTCATCCTGTTCGGTGACGGCGCCGGCGCGATGGTGCTGGGCCCCACCGGCCGGGGCCCGCTGGTGCGCCATGTCGCCCTGCACTCCTTCGGCGCGCTGTCGGACCTGATCCAGGTGCCCGCGGGCGGCAGCCGGCTGCCGCTGGACCACGACGGGCTGGACGCCGGGTTGCAGTACTTCGCGATGGACGGGCGCGAGGTGCGCCGGTTCGTGGTGGAGGAACTGCCGCAGCTGGTCAAGGGGTTCCTGCACGAGGCCGGTGTCGAGTCCCAGGACATCAGCCACTTCGTCCCGCACCAGGCCAACGGCGTGATGCTCGACGAGGTGTTCGCGGACCTGTCGCTGCCGCGGGCCACCATGCACCGCACGGTCACGCACTACGGCAACACCGGCGCCGCCTCCATCCCCATCACCTTGGACGCGGCCGTGCGCCAGGGCGCCTTCCGCCCCGGCGAGCTGATCCTGCTGGCCGGCTTCGGCGGCGGCATGGCCGCGAGCTTCGCCCTCATCGAATGGTGA
- a CDS encoding hydroxymethylglutaryl-CoA synthase, protein MSLSIGIHDLSLATGEFVLEHTTLAAHNGTEIGKYHVGIGQESMSVPAADEDIVTMGAAAAAPIIARHGTDRIRTVVFATESSIDQAKSAGVYVHSLLGLSSATRVVELKQACYGATAGLQFAIGLVQRDPAQQVLVIASDVSKYDLDSPGEATQGAAAVAMLVSVDPALVRIEDPSGLFTADVMDFWRPNYRDTALVDGQESIGAYLQAAEGTWKDYSEQGGRPLGEFAAFCYHQPFTKMAYKAHRHLLNYCGYDTDPGDIARALGQTTAYNTVIGNSYTASVYLGLAALLDQADDLSGRPVAFLSYGSGSVAEFFAGTVVAGYREHLRTGANQEAISRRTPLDYAGYRELHEFKFPADGGDHATPQQTTGPFRLAGISGHKRLYQRR, encoded by the coding sequence ATGTCCCTCTCCATCGGGATCCACGATCTGTCCCTCGCGACGGGCGAGTTCGTCCTGGAGCACACGACGCTCGCCGCGCACAACGGCACCGAGATCGGCAAGTACCACGTGGGCATCGGCCAGGAGTCGATGAGTGTGCCCGCCGCCGACGAGGACATCGTCACCATGGGTGCGGCGGCCGCCGCGCCGATCATCGCCCGGCACGGCACGGACCGCATCCGCACGGTCGTCTTCGCCACCGAGTCCTCCATCGACCAGGCCAAGTCGGCGGGCGTGTACGTGCATTCGCTGCTGGGGCTGTCGTCGGCGACGCGGGTCGTCGAGCTCAAGCAGGCCTGCTACGGGGCGACGGCCGGCCTGCAGTTCGCCATCGGCCTGGTGCAGCGCGACCCCGCCCAGCAGGTCCTGGTCATCGCCAGCGACGTCTCCAAGTACGACCTGGACAGCCCCGGTGAGGCCACCCAGGGTGCGGCGGCGGTGGCCATGCTGGTCAGCGTCGACCCCGCGCTGGTGCGCATCGAGGACCCCTCGGGCCTGTTCACCGCCGACGTGATGGACTTCTGGCGGCCCAACTACCGCGACACCGCCCTGGTCGACGGGCAGGAGTCCATCGGCGCCTACCTCCAGGCCGCGGAAGGCACCTGGAAGGACTACAGCGAGCAGGGCGGCCGCCCGCTCGGGGAGTTCGCCGCGTTCTGCTATCACCAGCCGTTCACGAAGATGGCCTACAAGGCCCACCGGCACCTGCTGAACTACTGCGGCTACGACACCGACCCCGGCGACATCGCCCGCGCGCTCGGGCAGACCACCGCCTACAACACCGTCATCGGCAACAGCTACACCGCCTCGGTGTACCTGGGTCTGGCCGCGCTGCTGGACCAGGCCGACGACCTCAGCGGGCGGCCGGTGGCGTTCCTCAGCTACGGCTCGGGAAGCGTCGCGGAGTTCTTCGCCGGGACGGTCGTGGCCGGCTACCGCGAGCACCTGCGCACCGGCGCCAACCAGGAGGCGATCAGCCGGCGCACCCCGCTGGACTACGCCGGCTACCGCGAGCTGCACGAGTTCAAGTTCCCCGCCGACGGCGGCGACCACGCCACCCCGCAGCAGACCACCGGCCCGTTCCGGCTGGCCGGGATCAGCGGCCACAAGCGCCTCTACCAGCGGCGCTAG
- the mvk gene encoding mevalonate kinase, which yields MTLPTSVEGVAQDRGAHSVGIGRAHAKAILLGEHAVVYGAPALALPIPQLTATASAGWSSRGRDAQGELSFTMTGSASRTVVTQASEGLRRLTAAFKARMGITGGPHLDVILDGAVPPGRGLGSSAANSRAIILALADLFGRELSESAAFELVQTAENVTHGRASGVDAMTVGASAPLLFRQGRARPLGIGCEALFIIADSGTAGSTKEAVERLRHSFEREAGARERFLGRATELVGRSRLALADGEAEEVGSQLTHYHELLRAAGLSTARIDAMVAAALAAGSLGAKITGGGLGGCVLALTRPEQARQVTAQLHEAGAVQTWVVPLRRQSGHAH from the coding sequence TTGACTCTACCGACCTCAGTGGAGGGGGTGGCGCAGGACCGGGGGGCCCACTCGGTCGGCATCGGCCGCGCCCATGCCAAGGCCATCCTGCTGGGAGAGCACGCGGTGGTGTACGGGGCGCCCGCGCTGGCCCTGCCGATCCCGCAGCTGACGGCGACGGCGAGTGCCGGATGGTCTTCGCGCGGCCGGGACGCGCAGGGCGAGTTGTCGTTCACCATGACCGGTTCCGCCTCCCGGACGGTGGTGACGCAGGCCTCCGAGGGTCTGCGCCGGCTGACCGCCGCGTTCAAGGCGCGGATGGGCATCACCGGCGGCCCGCATCTCGACGTGATCCTCGACGGGGCCGTCCCGCCCGGGCGGGGGCTGGGCTCCAGTGCCGCGAACTCGCGGGCGATCATCTTGGCGCTGGCCGATCTCTTCGGCCGTGAACTGAGCGAGAGCGCCGCCTTCGAGCTGGTGCAGACGGCCGAGAACGTCACCCACGGCCGGGCCAGCGGCGTCGACGCCATGACGGTCGGCGCGTCGGCGCCGCTGCTGTTCCGCCAGGGCAGGGCCCGGCCGCTGGGCATCGGCTGCGAGGCGCTGTTCATCATCGCCGACAGCGGCACGGCCGGCAGCACCAAGGAGGCCGTCGAACGCCTGCGCCACAGTTTCGAGCGGGAGGCCGGGGCGCGCGAGCGGTTCCTGGGCCGGGCCACGGAGCTGGTCGGACGCTCCCGCCTCGCGCTGGCCGACGGCGAGGCGGAAGAGGTCGGCTCGCAGCTGACGCACTATCACGAGCTGCTGCGCGCGGCCGGTCTGAGCACCGCCCGGATCGACGCGATGGTGGCGGCCGCGCTGGCGGCGGGCAGCCTCGGCGCCAAGATCACCGGCGGTGGTCTGGGCGGCTGTGTCCTGGCCCTGACCCGGCCCGAACAGGCACGCCAGGTCACCGCGCAGCTCCACGAGGCGGGCGCCGTGCAGACCTGGGTCGTCCCGCTGAGGAGGCAGAGCGGCCATGCGCACTGA
- a CDS encoding zinc-dependent alcohol dehydrogenase family protein, which yields MRGAVIHAPGDIRFETLDDPKILHPTDAVIRTAVTCVCGSDLWPYRGAEPVGGPHPMGHEYVGFVEEVGSAVTSLTPGQFVVGSFATSDNTCANCRNGFQSNCLHREFMSTCQAEYVRIPHAQGTLVATEEVPEREMWPALLAVSDVMGTGWWAADAAEVGPGSTAVVVGDGAVGLCAVIAAKEKGAERIIVMSRHESRQRLARAFGATDIVAERGEEGIERIKELTGGIGAGSVLECVGTAEAMRQALHSARPGGSVGFVGVPHDVAVDGQELFFSHVGLRGGPAPVRRYLPDLIDRVLTRRIDPGRVFDLTLPLEQVAEGYRAMDERRAVKALLTP from the coding sequence ATGCGCGGCGCAGTGATCCACGCCCCCGGCGACATCCGCTTCGAGACCCTGGACGACCCGAAGATCCTCCACCCCACCGACGCGGTCATCCGTACGGCCGTGACCTGTGTGTGCGGCTCGGACCTGTGGCCCTACCGCGGTGCCGAGCCGGTCGGCGGCCCGCACCCGATGGGCCACGAGTACGTCGGCTTCGTGGAGGAGGTGGGCTCCGCGGTCACCTCGCTCACGCCGGGCCAGTTCGTCGTCGGCTCCTTCGCCACCTCCGACAACACCTGTGCGAACTGCCGAAACGGCTTCCAGTCGAACTGCCTGCACCGCGAGTTCATGTCGACCTGCCAGGCCGAGTACGTGCGCATCCCGCACGCCCAGGGCACCCTGGTCGCCACCGAGGAGGTACCGGAGCGGGAGATGTGGCCGGCTCTGCTGGCCGTGTCCGACGTGATGGGCACCGGCTGGTGGGCCGCCGACGCCGCCGAGGTCGGGCCCGGCTCGACCGCCGTGGTCGTCGGAGACGGCGCGGTCGGCCTGTGCGCGGTGATCGCCGCGAAGGAGAAGGGCGCCGAGCGGATCATCGTCATGTCACGGCACGAATCCCGCCAGAGGCTCGCCCGCGCGTTCGGCGCCACGGACATCGTCGCCGAGCGCGGCGAGGAGGGCATCGAGCGGATCAAGGAACTGACCGGCGGGATCGGCGCGGGCTCCGTCCTCGAGTGCGTCGGCACCGCCGAGGCCATGCGGCAGGCGCTGCACTCGGCGCGGCCCGGCGGCAGCGTCGGCTTCGTCGGCGTCCCCCACGACGTCGCCGTCGACGGGCAGGAGCTGTTCTTCTCCCACGTCGGCCTGCGCGGCGGCCCCGCCCCCGTCCGCCGCTACCTGCCCGACCTGATCGACCGCGTCCTGACCCGCCGCATCGACCCCGGCCGGGTCTTCGACCTCACCTTGCCCCTGGAGCAGGTCGCCGAGGGCTACCGGGCGATGGACGAGCGCCGCGCCGTCAAGGCCCTCCTCACCCCCTGA